GTCATAAAGAGCCCTTGATCCATATCGACGTAGTCGAAATCCTTCTGAGCGTAAAGATAGATCTGTTCGGCGTTGCCCCCCTCGGGTCTAAGCTGGGGATTGGTCAGATAGAAGGTCCTCGCGAAAGAACGACCCACCGTGTGGGTCCCCATGCCGAAGCAAAGCCTAATGACCCCGTCGTTTTTATCTATCCTCGGAGAAGGCCTGCGAAAGACACAGGAAAAAGCGGTTATCGCCATCTCGGGATAAAACAGATCGCCCCTCCTCTTTCCCTGTAGAGGCTGGATCAGGACGGCCATCTTCTCCTGCCCCAGAGGAATTTTGTGCTTTCTCTGGTACTCACGAGCCGCCGGATTGTAGGTGGACGCGAAAACCGACTTAATCGCCCTCTCCAGCTCGGCCAACCTACTGCTTCTATCTCCCAGATTGGCCACGAACCTTGTGGCATACTTGCCGGCGAAGGACAACTCTATATCGTCCTCCAGCAGGGAAGACGAACGCACAGCCAGAGGACCGGTCAGTGTATCGAGAACCCTGTCCAGCTCCCTTGATATGGAAGGAGGCAGAGGCGAGTCCAATATCTTTCTCTCCAGCTCGTCGTAGGGAATCTCGTCAACCAGAGGGAAAATTCCGTTTATCCTCTCGAATTCCTCGAAACCATGGGTCCCGACGGCCAAGGTAATCTCGGGCAGTCTGATCTCGCATCCCAGACCGTCCTCCAAAAGCGATTCGTGAGCAAAGGCCAACCCCTTGCCCTTTCCGCCTACGCTTCCTCCTCCTATGACCCATCCTCTTTCTCTGTAATAGGGCGAAGGATCGTAGGAACGGTAAGCCTCCCTATGGTCCATGGCGCCACCTCCTCTATAGAACTTTAGCAGAAAAGAAACACGAAAAAAAGACGACCGTCCAATCCGGAACGATCGTCTTTATAGGACAAAGCCTAAATACCTATGATGACCGGGAACCTCATCAGTGTCTGGGCTGGTCCATACGGTAGTCATAGACGTACACCGTCAGGTCTTCCTTGGAGCGACCGATCTCGTCGCAGGCTACGTCGGTAAGCCTCTCGGTGAGCCTGGTCCTCTCCTCCACCGAAAGCCCCGGCGCGCTCATCCTTATAACAGTCATAGAGACACCTCCTCGATAGAATACGATATCACTTCACCTCGGTAAAGAATTATACCCCCTCGTAGAGGAGATGTAAAGCCATGAAAAAAGCCTCCCGAAGGAGGCCTTTTCAACAGGGCTTATCTCTGAACGACCGATTTAAGGGCTTCCATGAGAGGATCGTAATCGGGCGAGTCGGTGGCCTCGGGAACTATCTGAAGATAGCGCAACACATCTTCATCGTCAACGATCGCTACCGCTCTGGTCAGGAGGCGAAGCTCCTTTATGAGAAGCCCCCAGGACTCCCCGAAGGAAGCGTCTCTGTGATCCGAAAGGACCTCGACCTTGTCCACTCCGTTGGCGGCACAGAATCGGCCGATGGCGAAGGGCAGATCCATGCTCACGTTCAGGACCACCACATCTCCCGGAAGAGAGGTGGCCTCGTCGTTGAACCACTTGGCCTGCATATCGCAGACAGGGGTATCCAACGACGGAGTTACCGATAGGACCTTGATCTTTCCGGTATAATCGGACAGACTCTTAGGCGACAGACCTTTATCGAGAACGGCGAAATCCGGGGCCTTGTCTCCGACTTTGAGCTCCGGGCCCACCAGGGTTACAGGGTTTCCCTTCATGGTGACTACGTTGTTTCTCTCCATCTCGACGGCACCTCCATAAATGTTTGTAGTATCTACATCACACCTGGATCCTAACATAACCGACAAAAATAGTCAAGTTTATCCCGGAAGGAGCAGTTTCAGATGAATAAAGCTAAAAGAGGCTTCGTAGCCGCGGCGGCCGCCATGTCCATATGGGGGCTGCTGCCGGTCTACTGGAAACAGATGTCGGGAGTCCCGGCCTACGAGATACTCTCCCACAGGATCATATGGTCCCTGGTAGCAGCGGCTGTGTTCCTCTCTATCAGAGGCAGCTGGGGCAAGGTCTCCCTTGCCTTGAGAGACCGCAAGGTCATCTCCTTGATGTCTCTGAGCGGAGCTGTCATAGGCTGCAACTGGTTACTCTACATATGGGCGGTCAACAGCGGCCACGTCCTCCAGTGCAGCTTGGGATACTACATAAACCCTCTGATAAACGTCCTAACCGGATATGTGGTGTTCAAGGACAAGCTGAGACCGGTGCAGTGGGGCGCCATCGCTCTGGCCGGCGCGGGAGTGCTGTACCAGATAGTGTTGTACGGCAAGGTTCCGTGGATAGCCCTGGGTCTGGCCTGCTCCTTCTCTCTGTACGCTTTGATCAGAAAACTGGCCAACGTCGACCCTCTGCCAGGCCTGTTCATGGAGACAGCCGTTCTGGCCTTTCCCGCCGTGGCCTTTCTGACCTGGACTGGAATCGACGGAGGAGGAGCCTTTATGACCGAGGGGACAAGGGTCAGCCTTTTTCTGGTCGGTACCGGACTTATAACCTCTATCCCGCTGCTATGGTTCGTCCAGGGGGCCAGGGACATAAGCCTTGTGACGGTTGGACTGTTGCAGTACATATCTCCTACACTGCAGTTCATGCTGGGCTACTGGGTCTACGGGGAAAGCTTCAGCTCCGCCCAGATGGTGACTTTTACATCCATATGGGCGGCCCTGACCATATACACCGTGGACTCCGTCAACGACGTCATCAGAAAAAAAAGAGGGACAAGGAACTAAAGCCATTTTATGGAGACCTTGGCCAGCTCTCCTCCATCTCGGTCCTCCAGACTGTGGACCGTCAGATCATCTCCCATCCGGGAGGCCCTGGAGAACACCTCCATGTCGGAGGAGACCTCCTTTTTAAAGGCAAAAAGGATCTCCTTTGGCATACGTAAGAAAGGGTAATCCCTCGGAAGGGGCTCTACGGCCCATCCGAGATATACCGAGTTATTGACGTGACCGTTCAGGTCCAGTTCGGAAAACCTGGGAGTGGTACTCCAGCACCACTCCCAGGCTCCATCGCAGGAGTGCACCGACGGAATCTCGTCGGGGAAAAGCCTCTCATCCCTACAGGGAAAACCGTCGAGGGCCTTGACTAAGGACAGAGCCTTTCTGGCCTGGAGATCCAACAGACACCATACGCTGGAACCTATGCCGACCCTCTCTCCGTCTACGGAAAACTCCACGTCCCTATAGGCGAATATCCTCTTGCCCGCCCTAGGCCAGGTTCTTATGGTGACGGTCTCTCCATAGCGGGGATAACGGTCCATGGTAAGACGAAACTTCGTAAGAGCCCACCCTATCGACCTGGGGGACAGCTGAGGATATCCCATACCCAGAGATTCGGCGTGGTGTGAGGCTGCCTCCTGGAAGACGTTCATCATGGTCGTAGCAGTGGCGAGACCGTCAGGCCCAACCTCGTATATCCTCAATCTGAAATCCTCTAGCCAGGGGTCCATCGTCACTCGAGGAAATCCTCTCTCTGAGGAGTGAAGGCGTCTACCGCCACAGTTCCGTCCTCCAAAACCCGGGCTCCGTGAACGGCGTTCGCCGGGATGTAGACGCTGTCGCCAGGCCCGATCTCCCTACTGACCCCCTCGACAGAGAACAACAACCGTCCTTTCACCATATAGGTCACCTGCTCGTGATCGTGACTGTGATCGGGCAAAACAGCCCCTTTTTTTGGGAAAGCCGTCTCTGCCAGCATCAGCTTTCCACCCCTCGCCAGGACCTTCTGGACCATGTCTCCGTTGTCCAGACGAGGTTCCACCTCGCAGTAATCCACGAATAATTCCTTCATCTCCATCATCCCTCCAGATTCCTAAATGTAAAAACTAAAACCTAGCCACCCTCCTGTGGCAGTAAGGCGCGCTTCCCGTCCTGAGATAGTAATGCTGATGAAGGGGCTCGGCGGGCCAGAATCTGGCCTCCGGCCGGATCTCCGTTACCGGTTCCAGTCCCTTATCCCTCAGCTCGTCCAGAAGTTCCTCGGCGGCCTTCCTCTGTTCCTCGTCGACGGCGAAAATCGCCGATCTGTACTGGTCTCCCAGATCGGGTCCCTGACCGCCTTTTTGGGTTGGATCGTGTATCTCCAGAAAATAACGAGTCAGATCACGATAGGATATCTTCTCCGGATCGAAAAGCACCTCCACCGTCTCGAGATGGCCGGTCTCTCCAGAACAGACCTGTTCGTAGCTCGGATAGTCGACCGTCCCTCCACAGTATCCGCAGGTACTGTGGACTACACCGGGCAAATCCTTCATGATGTGCTGAATGCCCCAAAAACAACCTCCTGCGAACAAACCCCTTTTAAGATCCTCCTTTGGAACAAAGGTCAACGAAAGGGAGTTTACGCAATGTCTGATGTTCTTTACCGTCAATCTCTCGCCCTGAAAGACATGGCCCAGGTGACCGGCACAACCAGCGCAGGTTATCTCGGTACGATGTCCGTCCGGATCGGGACGACGGATCACAGCCCCTGGTATCTCGTCGTCGAAAGAAGCCCACCCGCAAGAACAGGGAAATTTATGTTCCGAAAGATACAGAGGCCTACCGCAACGTCTACACAGATAGACACCTCTGTCGAAAAACTCACAATACCTACCGCTGAAGGGCGGCTCCGTACCGCGATTTACCACTACCTTTTGTTCCTCCGGCGTCAGTTCTCTATATCCCACCGTAAAGACCTCCTTTCCGGTTCTTTTATCATGATATCACGATAGGAAAAAGATGGTAGACGGTATCACGAGGAAGAGAGGATCTCGCCGTGTTACACTGGGAGATAGGAGGGAGACGATAGCCTATGGCAGGATACAGAACGAGGGTGGACCCCAGAAGGATAAGACGACTTCGGAAAGGTAGCCCTGGAGAGGGGCCGGTGGTCTATTGGATGAGCAGGGACCAGAGGGTTCGAGACAACTGGGCTCTTCTATACGCCCAGGACGTGGCTCTGGCCGCGAATCGCCCCCTGGAGGTCGTGTTTTGTCTATCCCGAGATTTCATGGGAGCCCCTATGAGACACTACGACTTCATGTTACGAGGACTGACGGAAACCGCCGCAGAACTGTCGAAACTGAACGTCTCCTTCAGAATCCCCCTAGGGAAGCCTGAGGAAAAACTGCCGCTATATGCGAAAGAGAGAGATCCCGCCGTCCTGGTGACCGACTTTTCACCTCTTCGACACCAAAAAGGCTGGATCGAATCGGTCTACGAAAGCTTATCCTGTCCCATCGACCAGGTGGACGGCCATAACGTCGTACCGGCCTGGGAGACATCGGACAAAAGAGAGTACGCCGCCAGGACGATAAGACCTAAGCTACACAGAAAATTCCAGGAGTTTCTCACTCCCTTTCCGGAGATGAAGAGACATCCTTACGGAGATCGAGAGACCGACAGGGTCCCCTCTACAGAAGAGCTTAGGCTGGACGGCTCGGTCCTTCCCGTAGAGGGCGAGAGTCCGGGATCAGCGGCAGGAGAGCTGCGACTCAGATCCTTTATAGCCCGAGGGCTTTCCGGCTACGACAGGGACAGAAACGATCCCAACCTCGACGGAACCTCGGGACTGTCCCCCTACATCCACTTCGGACAGATCTCGGCTCAGACCGTCGTCAGGGAGGCGTTCCTGGCCGACCTTCCCGGAAGCGACGCATTCGTAGAGGAGGCCATGGTCAGGAGGGAGCTGGCGGAGAATTTCTGTCTCTACGAACCACTGTACGACAGATACAAAGCCCTGCCTGAATGGGGCAGGAAGGCGTTGGACAACCACAGATCGGACGAAAGGCCCTGGCTATACGGGCTCTCCGAGCTCGAGGAGGCAGGCACTCACGACGAGCTGTGGAACGCCGCTCAGTTATCGCTGCTGAGAAAGGGAAGGATACACGGATATCTGAGAATGTACTGGGGAAAGATGTTGCTGTTGTGGTCTCCATCGCCGGAGGAGGCTTTTTTGAGAGCACTGTATCTGAACGACAGATACGCCCTGGACGGTCGAGATCCAAACGGCTACACCGGAGTGGCCTGGTGTATAGGTGGACTACACGATAGACCCTGGCCTAAAAGACCGGTATTCGGCTCCGTCAGATCCATGGCTCTATCCGGCTGCGCTAGAAAGTTCGACGTCAAGAGATATATCGAATTGTTCGTGCCGT
The window above is part of the Dethiosulfovibrio russensis genome. Proteins encoded here:
- a CDS encoding tautomerase family protein — protein: MTVIRMSAPGLSVEERTRLTERLTDVACDEIGRSKEDLTVYVYDYRMDQPRH
- the tpx gene encoding thiol peroxidase; amino-acid sequence: MERNNVVTMKGNPVTLVGPELKVGDKAPDFAVLDKGLSPKSLSDYTGKIKVLSVTPSLDTPVCDMQAKWFNDEATSLPGDVVVLNVSMDLPFAIGRFCAANGVDKVEVLSDHRDASFGESWGLLIKELRLLTRAVAIVDDEDVLRYLQIVPEATDSPDYDPLMEALKSVVQR
- the rarD gene encoding EamA family transporter RarD, with the protein product MNKAKRGFVAAAAAMSIWGLLPVYWKQMSGVPAYEILSHRIIWSLVAAAVFLSIRGSWGKVSLALRDRKVISLMSLSGAVIGCNWLLYIWAVNSGHVLQCSLGYYINPLINVLTGYVVFKDKLRPVQWGAIALAGAGVLYQIVLYGKVPWIALGLACSFSLYALIRKLANVDPLPGLFMETAVLAFPAVAFLTWTGIDGGGAFMTEGTRVSLFLVGTGLITSIPLLWFVQGARDISLVTVGLLQYISPTLQFMLGYWVYGESFSSAQMVTFTSIWAALTIYTVDSVNDVIRKKRGTRN
- a CDS encoding acyl-[acyl-carrier-protein] thioesterase, which translates into the protein MDPWLEDFRLRIYEVGPDGLATATTMMNVFQEAASHHAESLGMGYPQLSPRSIGWALTKFRLTMDRYPRYGETVTIRTWPRAGKRIFAYRDVEFSVDGERVGIGSSVWCLLDLQARKALSLVKALDGFPCRDERLFPDEIPSVHSCDGAWEWCWSTTPRFSELDLNGHVNNSVYLGWAVEPLPRDYPFLRMPKEILFAFKKEVSSDMEVFSRASRMGDDLTVHSLEDRDGGELAKVSIKWL
- a CDS encoding cupin domain-containing protein, whose protein sequence is MKELFVDYCEVEPRLDNGDMVQKVLARGGKLMLAETAFPKKGAVLPDHSHDHEQVTYMVKGRLLFSVEGVSREIGPGDSVYIPANAVHGARVLEDGTVAVDAFTPQREDFLE
- a CDS encoding bifunctional methionine sulfoxide reductase B/A protein, whose amino-acid sequence is MGYRELTPEEQKVVVNRGTEPPFSGRYCEFFDRGVYLCRRCGRPLYLSEHKFPCSCGWASFDDEIPGAVIRRPDPDGHRTEITCAGCAGHLGHVFQGERLTVKNIRHCVNSLSLTFVPKEDLKRGLFAGGCFWGIQHIMKDLPGVVHSTCGYCGGTVDYPSYEQVCSGETGHLETVEVLFDPEKISYRDLTRYFLEIHDPTQKGGQGPDLGDQYRSAIFAVDEEQRKAAEELLDELRDKGLEPVTEIRPEARFWPAEPLHQHYYLRTGSAPYCHRRVARF
- the phrB gene encoding deoxyribodipyrimidine photo-lyase — its product is MAGYRTRVDPRRIRRLRKGSPGEGPVVYWMSRDQRVRDNWALLYAQDVALAANRPLEVVFCLSRDFMGAPMRHYDFMLRGLTETAAELSKLNVSFRIPLGKPEEKLPLYAKERDPAVLVTDFSPLRHQKGWIESVYESLSCPIDQVDGHNVVPAWETSDKREYAARTIRPKLHRKFQEFLTPFPEMKRHPYGDRETDRVPSTEELRLDGSVLPVEGESPGSAAGELRLRSFIARGLSGYDRDRNDPNLDGTSGLSPYIHFGQISAQTVVREAFLADLPGSDAFVEEAMVRRELAENFCLYEPLYDRYKALPEWGRKALDNHRSDERPWLYGLSELEEAGTHDELWNAAQLSLLRKGRIHGYLRMYWGKMLLLWSPSPEEAFLRALYLNDRYALDGRDPNGYTGVAWCIGGLHDRPWPKRPVFGSVRSMALSGCARKFDVKRYIELFVP